The DNA sequence TTGGGGATCCTCCTCTCCGGCGGGGTGGATTCTTCGGCCATTGCAGTAGCCATGCAGCAGGTTTTGGGCCCGGGGGCGAACCTGAATCTGCTGTCGGCGGTCAGCCGGGACCACCGGTTTGATGAGTCGCAATATATCGATATCGTCGCCCGACGTTTGGATCAGCCGGTACATAAGGTCATGCTGGACTTCCAGCCCTCCCAGGCTTTTGATTATCTCGAAAAAGTGTGCTGGTTTAACGACGAACCGGTCTATAGCTTTGCCGTGGTGTCCCAGTATCTCCTTATGCAAAAAGCCAAAGAGTTGGGCATAACCGTCGTCTTGAGCGGCCAGGGCGGCGATGAACTGCTGTGCGGCTATAAGAAATACCTCGGTTTCTATATCCAATCTTTATTACGCCAGGGACATATTCCCACGGCTTTGAAGACCTTCTGGTCTTTCTGGCGTCAGGATACGGTTCTCGGGCAGTTCTCCATAATGGAGGCCAAAAGGTACCTCCCCTCTTTCCTGCGGCCCCAGGAACTGAATATTGCCGGGGAGAAATTAAAAGACTTTCAACCGGAAATACTCGGACTGTCAAACAATATGACCCTGCAGGAACGGCAGGCCCTTGACTACCAGCGATTTTCCATACCAATCCTCACCCACTTTGAGGATCGCATGTCCATGGCTTGGGCCCGCGAATTACGGGAGCCTTTCCTTGATTACCGCCTGATAGAGAAAATAATCCCTCTGCCGCCCCGCTACAAACTACGGCACGGCTGGACCAAGTATATTTTTCGCCAGGCCATGGCGCCGTTTCTACCCCCCGAAATTACCTGGCGAAAAGATAAACAGGGATTCGTCAATCCGCAGAGCGAATGGCTGAAACACGAGCTGCGTCCCGGCGTCCTCGATTATTTTGGCCAAGACAGCCTGATGTTTAAACTCGGCCTGGTTAACCACGATAACCTGAGGCAAAAATACCGCGCCTATTGTCAGCAGTCGGCTCTGAAAGGCAATATCTGGCTGATAGATATCTTTAACCCCTTGGCTTTGGAAATCTGGCTGCGAAAATTCCATGATTTTATTCAGCTATAAGGGAGTCTCGACCTATGCCTCCAAGACCAATCATGACCAGGAAAATATCGCCAACCGATATGCCGGCAGTTGCCGCCATTCATAAAGCAGCCTACCTGACTGATCATTTCTCGGCCCACTTTACCAATACCCTGCTGGAAAACATGTATGCCGAACTCTGCCGGGAAAACCCCTTTTCCCTGATAGCAACTGACAGTTCCGGCCAGGTGCTCGGCTTCGTCGTCGGCCACTTCGCTGAACAGGTCGGCCGGGCTCGAAAAAACTTCGTCGCCGCCAACTATCTGGCCATCGCCGCCGCCTCCCTGCTCCACCCACTGGCTCTGCTCAATAAAGCCAAAACACGACTGAGGGCACTATTTAACCGGGAAAGTAGTCCTAGTCAGGCCAGAATGCGTTTGACTTCTATCGCCGTATCTCCGAACAGTCAAAAACGCGCCGTCGGCAGAGCGCTCCTGGACGCATTTGAAGATAACTTAAGACAACAGGGAATTTTTAGATATGGTTTATCAGTAAAAGGAAACAATCAGCCGGCGGTTCGGTTTTATCAAAAGAATGGCTTTATCGAAGAAAGCAGGACGCCGGACGGCAGCATCTATTATATAAAAAATTTGTAATACTTCAGCTATCTGAGATAATAGATCAGGAACATGGTTGGCGGTGCCCACCCTACAGCACCACAGCATCGACAGACCCGTCTGTAGGGGCGAATCTTGTATTCGACCCAAGCAACTGAAGTGTTACGGTGGTGCAGGCTTTCCAGCCGGTACGCTGATGCACAGGCCAGGAGGCCTATGCCACCAATTATTCTTTCATATTTCGTTGTGTTCTTGAAAACATGAGGACTTGTATTTGTCCCAAACAACTGAAGTGTTACAAAAATTTATTACAATCATCGGCGGAACCGGAATGAACCATATCGGCAAATATTTTAAACCTCAATTGCCAGAAGGCCCTGAGCCATGCGCCTGGTAATCTTAACGCAATATTATTTTCCGGAAATCGGCGCCCCTCAAGTCAGGTTGAAGGAAATGGTACGCGCCCTGCACCACTTGGGGCATGAAGCGGAAATAGTTACGGCCCTGCCTAACTATCCCTCAGGAAGGATATTCCCAAAATATCGAGGCAAATTGTATGTTCGGGAAAGCATCGAAGGCGCCCCCGTCCATCGCATCTGGCTCTATGCCGCCACCGGCGCCGGGATCAAGCGTCTTCTGAACTACTTCTCCTTTGCCTTTACCTCCCTCATCGCTCTCTGGCGGGTCCGCCGTCCGGATATCGTCTTTGTTGAATCGCCTCCACTGTTTCTCGCCATCCCCGCCGTATTCATGAAATGGCTCTGGCGGGCCAAGATGATCTTTAATGTCTCCGATCTCTGGCCGGATTCAGTCCGGGAAATGGGCATCATTCAGGATAAACGCCTCCTGCGCCTCGCCGAAAAACTGGAAAAATGGTCGTACCACCATGCCTTTAAAGTTTCTGCAGTAACCGAAGGCATCCGCCGCGGAATTATCGCCAAGGGCATAGCCGCTGGAAAATTAGTATTCTTGCCCAACGGGGTTGATACCGGCCTGTTCCGGCCCAACCAACCGGATAGAGACCTTGCCCGGAGTTTGGGGCTGGATGGCAAAAAGATAATTCTCTATGCCGGCCTGTTAGGATATGCCCAAGGGCTGGAAACTATACTGGAAACTGCAAAATTACTGCACGATCAAAAAGATCTCGTCTTTGTCTTCTTGGGAGATGGGCCGGAAAAACCCAGACTACAGGACCTGGCAAAAAAGTATCTTTTGGACAATGTTTTATTTTTCGAGGCAGCCCCATTGCCCTATGTCGCCCGGTTATATTCCTTTGCCTTTGCCGGCATCGCCGTTTTACGCAACCTGCCGCTTTTCAACGGCGCCCGCCCCAGCAAGGTCTTTCCAATTATGGCTTCCGGCATCCCGGTGGTGTACGGCGGCGCCGGAGAAGGGGCGCAATTGATTGAAAATGCCCGGGCGGGACTGGTGGCCCCCCCCGAGAACCCCGAGGCTTTGGCTCAGGCCATCAGGCAATTATTGCATGATCCGAAGCTGGCCCAGGAGCTGGGAAAAAATGGGCGAAAATTCGCCGAAGAAAATTTGAACTGGGTGTCCCTGGTGAAAAACTGGACTGACCAGCTCCGTCAATAAGATAAGTTCCCAGAAATGGTCGTATATCATACTATGCTGCGGCAGGCGGTTTGTCAGAAATTTTGTGAGTATTATAAGCCTCACAAGGATGAGGCGGAAAAATGTCTGGCCTATGCCTGGCTCTCGGCCTGGCAGCAACTCGAGCCGGCCCTGCTGCCAGCCCTGACAGCGATCTCGGTCAATCCCGATCTGCCTCAACCTGTCCCCCAAATACTACCGGAGGTAGTCTGTTCCCGCTGTGCCTTTCGACGCCACGGCTGCGACTTTGCCAAGGCGCTTGCGGAGGCGGCGCCGTGCGGCGGGCTGCGGGCCCTGGCGGCGCTGTTAGAGAGCGGCTGGCTGGCGGCGGCGGATCTGGCAAAGATCTGGGAGCAGGTATTGCCGCAGTTGTATCTCCGGTTGGCGGAGCATGTCTCGCTGAGATATCCGGAGACCCCGCATCTCTACGACCGACTGAGTGACGAGTTGTACGAAGTCAACGATGCCGGGTTTGACTGGCTGACCCGCGGCGACGGAACCACGCCGGGTCTGGCGGTTCTGGCCGACCGGGAGTTCTTGGATTTTCTGCTGGCCGAATCGATGCTCGCCGGTTGTGCCGCGCCCTCCCCCCGAACCCTCCGTTGGCGCCGCTCCCCCATACCGTCCCTGCGTTACCTGGAACTGATGATCACGGAGCGCTGCAACCTGCGTTGTCGGCACTGCTATTTAGGGGAGGTGGGGGAGGCCGAGTTGCCGTTGGACGCGGTGCTCCAGACCTTGCAGGAATTTCAGGAGATGCAGGGACTCAGGGTCCTGCTCTCGGGCGGCGAGCCGCTCATGCACCGCCATTGGCAGGAATTAAACAACCATCTGCCAGAGTTCGAACTCCGCTTTGTGCTGTTGAGCAATGGCCTGTTGTTGACTGATAAGGTAATTGAAGCGTTGCGGGTGCACGAGGTACAGCTCAGTCTGGACGGTCTGGAACCGGGCCATGACCTGCTGCGCGGCCCCGGAACCTGGAAGAAAACCGTTGATCGGATGCAGGCCCTGCAAAGCGCCGGTTTTGAAGTTTCGGTGGCTACCATGATCCACCGGGGCAATGTGGCTGAGTTGGCCGAAATGAGCCGCTGGCTGCAACAGGCGGAGGTGCGGGAGTGGAATCTCGATATCCCCTGCCTCAGCGGACGGTTGGCGGAGAATCAGGACCTCTGGGTTGAGCCCACTGAGGCGGCGAAATTCCTGGATCTGGGCTTTGGCGGCTCGGATCACGGCGCTACCGGTGATTTTGCCTGCGGCCGGCATCTGGCGGCGGTCTTGCCAAACGCAACGGTGGCCAAGTGCGGGCTATATCGCGATCAACCGCTCGGCAAGCTCTCGGAAGGCCTGGAGACCTGTTGGCTGCGGTTGTTGCATTTACACCTGAGCGTTCTCGACTGCGCCCCCTGCCCCTATGTACATGACTGCCGGGGGGGCTGCCGCTTCCGGGCGGGCGGCGGCCTGGGGCCGGACCCGGTGATGTGTGCCCGGTATGGCATTGATCCCACGCAATACTTTAGCCCGCTTTATTCATGATATTTTGAAAAAGATAGCTAACTCATTTTAATGCCATGGATTAACAGGCTTACCTGAAATACAGACTGTTTTTTTGCACAGGCTGGAAAGCCTGTGCCACCGGGTATATGGGATTTTGGTGAATTATCCGGGTTAGCTATCTGAGATAATAGATCAGGAACATGGTTGGCGGTGCCCACCCTACAGCACCACAGCATCGACAGACCCGTCTGTAGGGGCGAATCTGGTATTCGACCCAAGCAACTGAAGTGTTACGGTGGTGCAGGCTTTCCAGCCGGTACGCTGATGCACAGGCCAGGAGGCCTATGCCACCAATTATTCTTTCATATTTCGTTGTGTTCTTGAAAACATGAGGACTTGTATTTGTCCCAAACAACTGAAGTGTTACGATCCCACTACATTCAGGAGATAAGATATGGTAAAAGTGTATGATTTACTGACCAGGGCCAAAGCCGAAGCTGGAGAAACGGTATTGGGCACAACCGATCTGGAGACCGAGGCCTGTTATCTGCTCTATGGCATCCTTGACCCCGGCGCCAAGGGCCGGGTGTTGAATCCGGGTCCGGGACATGAAGAGATCATCTGCATCGTCGCCGGGCTGGCGACCCTCATCGGCCCGGATGGCCCCCAGGATCTCAGGATCGGGGAGGCCTTCTATCTCAAGGGCGATGTCGTCTACACCCTGGAGAACCATCAAAAGGCCCCGGTGGTCTATATTGCCGCCGGCGGGCATACTCCGGGAGAACACCATCATCACTAATCAGGAGCAGGAACCCGCCTGAGGCGCGAGGTGTAAGGTGGAAGAGACGCCGAACCAGGGAGTCAGTCATGGTTGAGACGCTGAAGATATCCCCCCAACGGGATTTCAGTAAATTTGATCGACCGGAGATACTCCAGGTCCTGTTTCATCCCCGGCCGGAATTAGGCGGCCTGTTCGGGGGCGGAGGCGGCATGGGGCAGGATATCCTGATCCCGGTAGCCGACGGCCTGAAGATCGGGGGCAGGCTGCATCTGGGCGGCCAGGACCATCCCAATATCCTGTTCTTCCACGGCAACGGTGAGATTGTGGCCGATTACGACGAACTGGGGCCGTTCTATAACCGCCTGGGCATTAATTTTTTGCCGGTGGATTACCGGGGATACGGCCGCTCCGGTGGCCAGCCCACAATTTCGGCCATGATGCAGGATTGTCATCCGATTCTGAAGTATATTGAGGACTGGCTGCGAGAACACGGCTACACCGGTCCGCTGCTGGTCATGGGGCGGTCTCTGGGAAGCGCCTCGGCCCTCGAGTTGGCAGCCAACTATTCGGAGAGATTGGCCGGCCTCATCCTCGAAAGCGGCTTTGCCTTTGCCGGGCCGCTCCTCAGGCTCCTGGGGGTCGATCCGGACGCCATCGGGTTTCAGGAGGAGGCCGGGTTTAATCATATCGCCAAGATAGAGACCTGGCAGAAACCGCTGCTGGTCATTCACGCCGAGTTTGATCACATCATCCCCTTAAGCGACGGCCGGGCGTTGTATGACGCCTGTCCGGCCACCGACAAGACGTTCGTGAAGATTCCCGGCGCCAACCACAATGACCTGTTTTACCGGGGAATGGAACAGTATCTGACGGCCCTCACCTTATTTGTCAAAAAAGCAAGCTCTGGCAAAAAGGGAGATATCTTTAAATAACCTGGGGTTGATGACCGAAGAGTCCGGAGAGGCGGCGATAGCGCCCGTATGAGACAGGGGTGGTAAGGGATTGCGCCACGTAGAGTTCCGAGGCATTTGGGTGAAAGATGGCGCTGGTGACATCGCCGGGATTAGCGACCAGGGGGTCGGCAAGGATGTGTTGAGCCTGAACTATATCGATGGGTCCATCGCTGAGGAGTTGTTGCATCTGGCGATCCCGCGCGAAGCTATACTCGTCCGAGAAGCAGTAGAGGGGTAGAGGCGAGAACGGCGGACGGCGGAAGGCCTTGCCCTTCAAAGCCTGCATGGCCGGGGATTGATAGTGGTTAGTGGCGGTCAGGATGTTGTTGACCGGCAGGCGGACGGCTGTATGGCGGGAGGAGGTCTCCAGCAGCAGGGCGTCGTGGGGCGCAGTTAGCAGCAGATTGTTGCCGATAGTTCCCGGCTGGCTGGCGATACGGGCGGCAACGCCGAGAAGAGAATCATGATCTTGTAAGCCTAAACGGTTGCGCAAGGCCGTCGGGACGCCGGCCAGAGAAGTTTCGCGGGAGGAAGCAGTCAGCTGCGCCAGGGCAATCCGAGAGGCGTTCATTCCGGTACAGACGCCGATATATCCCGGCCAGGCCACTGAGATAAGGGGCTGTCCGGCCGATGGCGACAGCATAAAGACCGTGTTCAGGCGGCACATAGACTGGGTGAATAAGGGGTAGTCCAGATTCCGGGCCAGAATAAATTCCGGCGGTTGATTCCCCCCCAGAGACGCGGCAAAGGTAGAGCAGCGGGGGATATTATTGAGCAGGTCATCGATGACGTTGATCAACACAATGAGGCTGAGATGTACCCGAGCTCCCTCGGCTATGGCGCTCATCTCCTCCCAGAAGGGTTGAGGAATAAAAGGCCGCAGACGCCAGGCGGCGAGGCAGGCAAGCAGGTAGAGCGGCAGGGCGCCTACTCCTAAAGAGAGTCTACTCAGATAAGACAGGAACTGGCGGCGAAGGTGTTTGATCTGCGGCCCGAGCATCTGTCCGTGAGAAAAGCCCAGAGTCGCAGGAGGGCCGCTGAGGCGGACGATCTGGAGGCCGGGTTCACGTAAAACAAACGAATCCGATAAATTGTACTTCATGCAGAGAGATTCTCCGATAACCATGAAACGGCGGTGAGAAAAAACGGCTCTAACGCTGAGGGAAATAATAAAAAAGCAGAGAATGGGAGCCAGATAAAAATGGTCGGGACGACTGGATTTGAACCAGCGACCCCAGCGTCCCGAACGCTGTGCTCTACCAGGCTGAGCCACGTCCCGACTGCTTAAATTCTATCCAAGATTCAGCCTGACGGCAAGAAAAAATTACAAACGACCGGCAGAGACGGCCTTGTCTCCCCGGTGATCCTGTGATACATACAATGTAATTATCATTCTTTTCAAAAGCACCCACAAATCATGAAAATCATTTGACGGTGGCACAGGCTTTCTAGCCTGTGTAAAAATTATTTTCTAAATAACCATGCGGTTGTTTGCCCGAATGAGATGTACTACCCGACGGAAAGCGCTATCCGGCCAATCCGTGCTCATGTTATGCCTGTTGGCGGGTATGGCGCTGCTGCTCGGCTGCCAACAGGGCAGCGAGAGCCCGCCGCCTCCTGTCGGGCGGGATACCGGCCCGGCCTACGGCGACCTTTTTATCGACGGCTCCATCGGCGATGCCAGCACCCTGATCCCGCCTCTGGCGTCGGATTCGGCTTCCCATGGAATCGCCTCCCTGGTTTATAACGGTCTGGTAAAATACAACGGCGACCTACAGTTGGTGGGAGACCTGGCCGAAAGTTGGGAGATCTCCCCGGACGGGCTGACCATTACCTTTTCCTTGCGCCGGGGCGTTCGGTGGCATGACGGCGCTCCTTTCACCGCCCAGGACGTCTTATTCACCTACCAGCTCATGGTAGATCCGAAGACACCCACGGCCTACTCCGGCGACTATAAACAGGTGCGCCGGGCTGAAGCCCCGGACGATTACACCTTCCGGGTCACCTACCCCAGACCTTTTGCTCCGGCGCTCGGGAGTTGGGGTCTGGCCATTCTTCCTAAACACCTTCTTAGCGGCCAGGATATCACCCGATCCCCTTTAAGCCGGCATCCCATCGGCACCGGCCCATATAGATTCAAGTCATGGAAGACTCAGGACCGGATTGTCCTGACCTCTAACCCTGATTACTTTGCCGGTCGACCCTATTTAAATGGCTATATCTCCATGGTAAAACCGGATCAGGCCACTATCTTTTTGGAGCTGAAGGCTGGCAATATCGACCGCATGGGGTTGACCCCGCTCCAGTATCTAAGGCAGACGGAATACCCGCGTTTTGCCAAAATGTATAATAAATATAAATATACTGCCTTTGCCTACACCTATTTGGGCTACAATCTGGAAGATCCCAAGTTTAAGGATCGACGGGTGCGGCAGGCCTTGACTTCGGCCATTAACAAACAGGAGATCATTGACGGGGTGCTCCTCGGATTGGGGGTACCGGCCGTCGGCCCATACAAACCTGAAACTTGGTTTGCTAATCCTGATGTTCCCACTTTTCCCTATAACCCCGAAAAGGCCAAGACCCTGCTGGCCGAAGTTGGCTGGCGGCTGAATGCCCACGGAGTGCAGGAAAAAGACGGCCAGCCCTTTGCCTTTACTATCCTTACCAATCAGGGAAACGAAGTACGGGTGCGTACCGCTGAGATCATCCAACGGCGACTCAAGGAGGTGGGTATCCAGGTTAACATCCGCACGGTGGAATGGGCGGCATTCCTGAAGGAATTCATCGAAAAGGGGCGTTTCGAGGCGGTACTGTTAGGCTGGACCACCGGCCAGGATCCCGACGTCTATGACATCTGGCATTCCTCCAAGAGCAGGCCGGGCGAATTAAATTTTATCCACTATCATAATCCCGAAGTCGACAGGCTCCTGGATCAGGGACGCCACACCTTTGACCAGACCAAGAGAAAAGCCTGCTACTTCCGCTTTCAGGAGATTCTGGCGGAAGACCAGCCTTATACCTTCCTGTTTGTACCCGAGGCCCTGCCGGCAATCAGCCAACGCTTTCGGGGAATCAAACCGGCGCCGGCGGGAATAGACTATAATTTTGTGGAATGGTACGTTCCCCTGGGAGATCAGAAGTATAGATTTAGCCTGGAGTAATTACTTCCAGTAAAAGTTGGCGGTTTCCGGTTTCCCCGGATAATTCAACTGCATAGCATCTGAGTGGTGGCACAGGCTTCCTATCCTGTGCAAAGAACCGTCTGTTTTTTGATCAAATCTTTTAATCTATGATATTTCAATAGCTTAATCATACTTTTCTAACCCGGATAATTCATCAAAATCCCATATACCCGGTGGCACAGGCTTTCCAGCCTGTGCAAAAAAACAGTCTGTATTTCAGGTAAGCCTGTTAATCTATGGCATTAAAATGAGTTAGCTATCTTTTTCAAAATATCATGAATAAAGCGGGCTAAACCGCCTAAATAAAGCCGGTAAAGAAAAATTCCGCAGAGGTCTCGACGTCAGACTCCTGCGGAGGAAGAAGATAAATGCCAACGGCTCACCTGCGCATGGATCAGGTGCCGAAAGGTGCGTCATTAATGGTATTCATGGGTCCCTAAAACGACCGAAATCCCGGTTTTCCCCTGGATAAGCTTGGAGATTTCTTCAGGGGAGCTGTATGGACATCCCGGTTTGGCGTTGGCAAAGCAAGAACTGAGATAGATAGTATCCGGTTTCATGTCGGCTAACTTAATAGCCATGCCCACATTGGAGACCAGACTGCGGCCTGGGCAGCTACATTTGACGAAGGCCGTGACTTGCACCGGTTCGGTGAATTTGCCCTCACCCAGCGTAGCTGCCTTAAGACAACGCCATTCCCCTGGACAACCGTAACCGCTGTCCATATAGGATCCACAGCCGACGATCATAACCTTTTTCATGAAAATCTCCTTTCGTTGTGATTATTGGCGGCGCTGGTCCGCCGCGCAAAACAACGGGTTTTCGGCTTCACCCGAAAATGCCCCCCATAATGCTGCTATTTAATCATATGTTCATTATAAAAGCAAATGACTTATCCGGCTTTATTCATGACTTTTGGAAAAATAAAACCAACTTATTGATATTCAGGAGATTAAAAGACATATGAGAGAAACGGACTGTTTTGGCACCGGCTGGGCAGCCTGTGCCACCCGGTATGTGGGTTTCGACAAATTATCCGGATTATGATCCCTTGGCAAAATAGGTAGTACTTCAGTTGTTTGAGGTAAATACCAGATTCACCCCCCACGGATGGGCCTGTCAGTACCGCAGCGCTTTAGTGGGCACCGCCCACGGCCCATTGTTTTCATATAAATTTTTTCTCATCGACCATGTTCAACATCAGCGGCGGCCATGGGCCGCCCTATCTTATTCTCGATATTTTACTGGCAATTTACTCTTAGGGCGGGATGCGCCCGCCGTCTTTACAAGCTACCACGTCCAGATGCAAAAACTAAAGCGGACATTATTGCATATATTTCTGATATAATAAAAAGTCTATGCAAAATGCCTGTTTTTGCAATCTAAACGCAGAAAATAATCTTTTCTGGCTCCAAGTTACAACTTGGGAACGAGAGAGAAAAATAGTTTTGCAGGAACC is a window from the Desulfobacca acetoxidans DSM 11109 genome containing:
- a CDS encoding peptide-binding protein, which encodes MRCTTRRKALSGQSVLMLCLLAGMALLLGCQQGSESPPPPVGRDTGPAYGDLFIDGSIGDASTLIPPLASDSASHGIASLVYNGLVKYNGDLQLVGDLAESWEISPDGLTITFSLRRGVRWHDGAPFTAQDVLFTYQLMVDPKTPTAYSGDYKQVRRAEAPDDYTFRVTYPRPFAPALGSWGLAILPKHLLSGQDITRSPLSRHPIGTGPYRFKSWKTQDRIVLTSNPDYFAGRPYLNGYISMVKPDQATIFLELKAGNIDRMGLTPLQYLRQTEYPRFAKMYNKYKYTAFAYTYLGYNLEDPKFKDRRVRQALTSAINKQEIIDGVLLGLGVPAVGPYKPETWFANPDVPTFPYNPEKAKTLLAEVGWRLNAHGVQEKDGQPFAFTILTNQGNEVRVRTAEIIQRRLKEVGIQVNIRTVEWAAFLKEFIEKGRFEAVLLGWTTGQDPDVYDIWHSSKSRPGELNFIHYHNPEVDRLLDQGRHTFDQTKRKACYFRFQEILAEDQPYTFLFVPEALPAISQRFRGIKPAPAGIDYNFVEWYVPLGDQKYRFSLE
- a CDS encoding GNAT family N-acetyltransferase: MPPRPIMTRKISPTDMPAVAAIHKAAYLTDHFSAHFTNTLLENMYAELCRENPFSLIATDSSGQVLGFVVGHFAEQVGRARKNFVAANYLAIAAASLLHPLALLNKAKTRLRALFNRESSPSQARMRLTSIAVSPNSQKRAVGRALLDAFEDNLRQQGIFRYGLSVKGNNQPAVRFYQKNGFIEESRTPDGSIYYIKNL
- a CDS encoding C45 family autoproteolytic acyltransferase/hydolase, coding for MKYNLSDSFVLREPGLQIVRLSGPPATLGFSHGQMLGPQIKHLRRQFLSYLSRLSLGVGALPLYLLACLAAWRLRPFIPQPFWEEMSAIAEGARVHLSLIVLINVIDDLLNNIPRCSTFAASLGGNQPPEFILARNLDYPLFTQSMCRLNTVFMLSPSAGQPLISVAWPGYIGVCTGMNASRIALAQLTASSRETSLAGVPTALRNRLGLQDHDSLLGVAARIASQPGTIGNNLLLTAPHDALLLETSSRHTAVRLPVNNILTATNHYQSPAMQALKGKAFRRPPFSPLPLYCFSDEYSFARDRQMQQLLSDGPIDIVQAQHILADPLVANPGDVTSAIFHPNASELYVAQSLTTPVSYGRYRRLSGLFGHQPQVI
- a CDS encoding alpha/beta hydrolase, with translation MVETLKISPQRDFSKFDRPEILQVLFHPRPELGGLFGGGGGMGQDILIPVADGLKIGGRLHLGGQDHPNILFFHGNGEIVADYDELGPFYNRLGINFLPVDYRGYGRSGGQPTISAMMQDCHPILKYIEDWLREHGYTGPLLVMGRSLGSASALELAANYSERLAGLILESGFAFAGPLLRLLGVDPDAIGFQEEAGFNHIAKIETWQKPLLVIHAEFDHIIPLSDGRALYDACPATDKTFVKIPGANHNDLFYRGMEQYLTALTLFVKKASSGKKGDIFK
- a CDS encoding radical SAM protein yields the protein MVVYHTMLRQAVCQKFCEYYKPHKDEAEKCLAYAWLSAWQQLEPALLPALTAISVNPDLPQPVPQILPEVVCSRCAFRRHGCDFAKALAEAAPCGGLRALAALLESGWLAAADLAKIWEQVLPQLYLRLAEHVSLRYPETPHLYDRLSDELYEVNDAGFDWLTRGDGTTPGLAVLADREFLDFLLAESMLAGCAAPSPRTLRWRRSPIPSLRYLELMITERCNLRCRHCYLGEVGEAELPLDAVLQTLQEFQEMQGLRVLLSGGEPLMHRHWQELNNHLPEFELRFVLLSNGLLLTDKVIEALRVHEVQLSLDGLEPGHDLLRGPGTWKKTVDRMQALQSAGFEVSVATMIHRGNVAELAEMSRWLQQAEVREWNLDIPCLSGRLAENQDLWVEPTEAAKFLDLGFGGSDHGATGDFACGRHLAAVLPNATVAKCGLYRDQPLGKLSEGLETCWLRLLHLHLSVLDCAPCPYVHDCRGGCRFRAGGGLGPDPVMCARYGIDPTQYFSPLYS
- a CDS encoding glycosyltransferase family 4 protein: MRLVILTQYYFPEIGAPQVRLKEMVRALHHLGHEAEIVTALPNYPSGRIFPKYRGKLYVRESIEGAPVHRIWLYAATGAGIKRLLNYFSFAFTSLIALWRVRRPDIVFVESPPLFLAIPAVFMKWLWRAKMIFNVSDLWPDSVREMGIIQDKRLLRLAEKLEKWSYHHAFKVSAVTEGIRRGIIAKGIAAGKLVFLPNGVDTGLFRPNQPDRDLARSLGLDGKKIILYAGLLGYAQGLETILETAKLLHDQKDLVFVFLGDGPEKPRLQDLAKKYLLDNVLFFEAAPLPYVARLYSFAFAGIAVLRNLPLFNGARPSKVFPIMASGIPVVYGGAGEGAQLIENARAGLVAPPENPEALAQAIRQLLHDPKLAQELGKNGRKFAEENLNWVSLVKNWTDQLRQ
- a CDS encoding CGGC domain-containing protein produces the protein MKKVMIVGCGSYMDSGYGCPGEWRCLKAATLGEGKFTEPVQVTAFVKCSCPGRSLVSNVGMAIKLADMKPDTIYLSSCFANAKPGCPYSSPEEISKLIQGKTGISVVLGTHEYH
- the asnB gene encoding asparagine synthase (glutamine-hydrolyzing); translated protein: MCGIAGFISNNNNNLELSQAESIQKHRGPDASGCLYLQVGDWHIGLAHQRLSIIDLSDAGNQPMAAADGQSWIIYNGEVYNYLEIRAELEQAGLQFHSTSDTEVILAALQYWGPEKALPKFNGMWAFAYLDGPHNRLILSRDRVGVKPLYYFFSERQLYFASEIKTILTMVGGRFSLNYQVIGKYLLQSLLETDNQTFFAGIAKVPAAHLVEIDLASPSLSLTFKPYWRLHFAEPPNDAGEGILKEVQDLFFDAVRLRLRSDVPLGILLSGGVDSSAIAVAMQQVLGPGANLNLLSAVSRDHRFDESQYIDIVARRLDQPVHKVMLDFQPSQAFDYLEKVCWFNDEPVYSFAVVSQYLLMQKAKELGITVVLSGQGGDELLCGYKKYLGFYIQSLLRQGHIPTALKTFWSFWRQDTVLGQFSIMEAKRYLPSFLRPQELNIAGEKLKDFQPEILGLSNNMTLQERQALDYQRFSIPILTHFEDRMSMAWARELREPFLDYRLIEKIIPLPPRYKLRHGWTKYIFRQAMAPFLPPEITWRKDKQGFVNPQSEWLKHELRPGVLDYFGQDSLMFKLGLVNHDNLRQKYRAYCQQSALKGNIWLIDIFNPLALEIWLRKFHDFIQL